From Vanacampus margaritifer isolate UIUO_Vmar chromosome 8, RoL_Vmar_1.0, whole genome shotgun sequence, a single genomic window includes:
- the mitfa gene encoding melanocyte inducing transcription factor a isoform X2, giving the protein MLEMLEYSHYQVQSHLENPSKYHIPQNQRQQVRPYLPTSLGGKAGGQCPSQPPEHGMPPGPASSAPNSPMAHLILASNCEKEMDDVIDDIISMESSYNEDVLGLMDQGLQMNTTLPVSGNLLEVYGNQGLPLPGLAISNSCPSNIKREYTAPGMKLVLGKPGPCGRYESYQRSDGFPVEAEVRALAKERQKKDNHNLIERRRRFNINDRIKELGTLIPKSNDPDMRWNKGTILKASVDYIRKLQREQQRTKELECRQRKLEHTNRHLMLRIQELEIQARAHGLTIVSSPSVCTSEMMGRVIKQEHILDDCNSELYHHASTPDMSPPTTLDLNNGTISFDPVPTDPGDPGPYGNPRTCKMKELVRDNTLSPISPSDPLLSSMSPDGSVNIHHSSSSRMEDKECSC; this is encoded by the exons GTGCAATCCCATCTCGAGAATCCCAGCAAGTACCACATTCCGCAGAACCAAAGGCAGCAGGTGAGACCGTATCTCCCCACCAGCCTAGGAGGTAAAGCTGGCGGCCAGTGCCCCAGCCAGCCACCCGAACACGGCATGCCACCCGGGCCTGCCAGCAGCGCCCCCAACAGTCCCATGGCTCATCTCATCCTCGCCTCTAACTGTGAAAAAGAG ATGGATGACGTTATTGATGATATCATCAGCATGGAGTCAAGTTACAATGAAGATGTTCTTGGACTCATGGATCAAGGACTTCAAATGAACACCACA CTACCTGTGTCTGGTAATCTTCTTGAAGTATATGGCAACCAGGGACTTCCCCTCCCAGGCCTCGCCATCAGTAACTCCTGCCCATCAAACATCAAAAGGGAATACACAG CTCCTGGCATGAAGCTAGTACTGGGCAAACCTGGACCCTGTGGCCGGTACGAAAGCTATCAAAGATCTGATGGCTTTCCAGTAG AGGCTGAGGTTCGTGCTCTGGCTAAAGAACGACAGAAAAAGGACAATCACAATTTGA TTGAACGAAGACGAAGATTCAACATCAACGATCGCATAAAAGAACTTGGAACCTTAATACCAAAGTCAAATGATCC AGATATGCGTTGGAATAAGGGCACCATTCTAAAAGCTTCAGTGGACTATATAAGGAAATTACAGCGGGAGCAGCAGAGGACCAAAGAGCTTGAGTGCAGACAGCGGAAGCTGGAGCATACAAATCGCCACCTGATGCTTCGTATCCAG GAGTTGGAGATCCAAGCCCGTGCTCATGGTCTCACGATTGTATCATCCCCATCGGTGTGCACATCAGAGATGATGGGCCGGGTCATAAAACAGGAGCACATCCTTGATGACTGCAATTCAGAGCTCTATCATCACGCCTCGACTCCGGACATGTCCCCTCCAACCACACTGGACCTCAACAATGGCACCATTAGCTTTGATCCGGTTCCAACTGATCCTGGGGATCCTGGCCCATATGGAAATCCCAGAACCTGTAAAATGAAGGAACTGGTCAGGGACAATACATTGTCACCAATTTCCCCAAGTGACCCATTACTGTCATCAATGTCTCCAGATGGCTCAGTTAATATCCACCACAGTTCTAGTTCTAGAATGGAGGACAAGGAATGTTCCTGTTAG
- the mitfa gene encoding melanocyte inducing transcription factor a isoform X1, whose product MLEMLEYSHYQVQSHLENPSKYHIPQNQRQQVRPYLPTSLGGKAGGQCPSQPPEHGMPPGPASSAPNSPMAHLILASNCEKEVRMDDVIDDIISMESSYNEDVLGLMDQGLQMNTTLPVSGNLLEVYGNQGLPLPGLAISNSCPSNIKREYTAPGMKLVLGKPGPCGRYESYQRSDGFPVEAEVRALAKERQKKDNHNLIERRRRFNINDRIKELGTLIPKSNDPDMRWNKGTILKASVDYIRKLQREQQRTKELECRQRKLEHTNRHLMLRIQELEIQARAHGLTIVSSPSVCTSEMMGRVIKQEHILDDCNSELYHHASTPDMSPPTTLDLNNGTISFDPVPTDPGDPGPYGNPRTCKMKELVRDNTLSPISPSDPLLSSMSPDGSVNIHHSSSSRMEDKECSC is encoded by the exons GTGCAATCCCATCTCGAGAATCCCAGCAAGTACCACATTCCGCAGAACCAAAGGCAGCAGGTGAGACCGTATCTCCCCACCAGCCTAGGAGGTAAAGCTGGCGGCCAGTGCCCCAGCCAGCCACCCGAACACGGCATGCCACCCGGGCCTGCCAGCAGCGCCCCCAACAGTCCCATGGCTCATCTCATCCTCGCCTCTAACTGTGAAAAAGAGGTACGC ATGGATGACGTTATTGATGATATCATCAGCATGGAGTCAAGTTACAATGAAGATGTTCTTGGACTCATGGATCAAGGACTTCAAATGAACACCACA CTACCTGTGTCTGGTAATCTTCTTGAAGTATATGGCAACCAGGGACTTCCCCTCCCAGGCCTCGCCATCAGTAACTCCTGCCCATCAAACATCAAAAGGGAATACACAG CTCCTGGCATGAAGCTAGTACTGGGCAAACCTGGACCCTGTGGCCGGTACGAAAGCTATCAAAGATCTGATGGCTTTCCAGTAG AGGCTGAGGTTCGTGCTCTGGCTAAAGAACGACAGAAAAAGGACAATCACAATTTGA TTGAACGAAGACGAAGATTCAACATCAACGATCGCATAAAAGAACTTGGAACCTTAATACCAAAGTCAAATGATCC AGATATGCGTTGGAATAAGGGCACCATTCTAAAAGCTTCAGTGGACTATATAAGGAAATTACAGCGGGAGCAGCAGAGGACCAAAGAGCTTGAGTGCAGACAGCGGAAGCTGGAGCATACAAATCGCCACCTGATGCTTCGTATCCAG GAGTTGGAGATCCAAGCCCGTGCTCATGGTCTCACGATTGTATCATCCCCATCGGTGTGCACATCAGAGATGATGGGCCGGGTCATAAAACAGGAGCACATCCTTGATGACTGCAATTCAGAGCTCTATCATCACGCCTCGACTCCGGACATGTCCCCTCCAACCACACTGGACCTCAACAATGGCACCATTAGCTTTGATCCGGTTCCAACTGATCCTGGGGATCCTGGCCCATATGGAAATCCCAGAACCTGTAAAATGAAGGAACTGGTCAGGGACAATACATTGTCACCAATTTCCCCAAGTGACCCATTACTGTCATCAATGTCTCCAGATGGCTCAGTTAATATCCACCACAGTTCTAGTTCTAGAATGGAGGACAAGGAATGTTCCTGTTAG
- the mitfa gene encoding melanocyte inducing transcription factor a isoform X3 gives MLEMLEYSHYQVQSHLENPSKYHIPQNQRQQVRPYLPTSLGGKAGGQCPSQPPEHGMPPGPASSAPNSPMAHLILASNCEKEMDDVIDDIISMESSYNEDVLGLMDQGLQMNTTLPVSGNLLEVYGNQGLPLPGLAISNSCPSNIKREYTVTAAPGMKLVLGKPGPCGRYESYQRSDGFPVEAEVRALAKERQKKDNHNLIERRRRFNINDRIKELGTLIPKSNDPDMRWNKGTILKASVDYIRKLQREQQRTKELECRQRKLEHTNRHLMLRIQELEIQARAHGLTIVSSPSVCTSEMMGRVIKQEHILDDCNSELYHHASTPDMSPPTTLDLNNGTISFDPVPTDPGDPGPYGNPRTCKMKELVRDNTLSPISPSDPLLSSMSPDGSVNIHHSSSSRMEDKECSC, from the exons GTGCAATCCCATCTCGAGAATCCCAGCAAGTACCACATTCCGCAGAACCAAAGGCAGCAGGTGAGACCGTATCTCCCCACCAGCCTAGGAGGTAAAGCTGGCGGCCAGTGCCCCAGCCAGCCACCCGAACACGGCATGCCACCCGGGCCTGCCAGCAGCGCCCCCAACAGTCCCATGGCTCATCTCATCCTCGCCTCTAACTGTGAAAAAGAG ATGGATGACGTTATTGATGATATCATCAGCATGGAGTCAAGTTACAATGAAGATGTTCTTGGACTCATGGATCAAGGACTTCAAATGAACACCACA CTACCTGTGTCTGGTAATCTTCTTGAAGTATATGGCAACCAGGGACTTCCCCTCCCAGGCCTCGCCATCAGTAACTCCTGCCCATCAAACATCAAAAGGGAATACACAG TTACTGCAGCTCCTGGCATGAAGCTAGTACTGGGCAAACCTGGACCCTGTGGCCGGTACGAAAGCTATCAAAGATCTGATGGCTTTCCAGTAG AGGCTGAGGTTCGTGCTCTGGCTAAAGAACGACAGAAAAAGGACAATCACAATTTGA TTGAACGAAGACGAAGATTCAACATCAACGATCGCATAAAAGAACTTGGAACCTTAATACCAAAGTCAAATGATCC AGATATGCGTTGGAATAAGGGCACCATTCTAAAAGCTTCAGTGGACTATATAAGGAAATTACAGCGGGAGCAGCAGAGGACCAAAGAGCTTGAGTGCAGACAGCGGAAGCTGGAGCATACAAATCGCCACCTGATGCTTCGTATCCAG GAGTTGGAGATCCAAGCCCGTGCTCATGGTCTCACGATTGTATCATCCCCATCGGTGTGCACATCAGAGATGATGGGCCGGGTCATAAAACAGGAGCACATCCTTGATGACTGCAATTCAGAGCTCTATCATCACGCCTCGACTCCGGACATGTCCCCTCCAACCACACTGGACCTCAACAATGGCACCATTAGCTTTGATCCGGTTCCAACTGATCCTGGGGATCCTGGCCCATATGGAAATCCCAGAACCTGTAAAATGAAGGAACTGGTCAGGGACAATACATTGTCACCAATTTCCCCAAGTGACCCATTACTGTCATCAATGTCTCCAGATGGCTCAGTTAATATCCACCACAGTTCTAGTTCTAGAATGGAGGACAAGGAATGTTCCTGTTAG
- the mitfa gene encoding melanocyte inducing transcription factor a isoform X4 has product MLEMLEYSHYQVQSHLENPSKYHIPQNQRQQVRPYLPTSLGGKAGGQCPSQPPEHGMPPGPASSAPNSPMAHLILASNCEKEMDDVIDDIISMESSYNEDVLGLMDQGLQMNTTLPVSGNLLEVYGNQGLPLPGLAISNSCPSNIKREYTEAEVRALAKERQKKDNHNLIERRRRFNINDRIKELGTLIPKSNDPDMRWNKGTILKASVDYIRKLQREQQRTKELECRQRKLEHTNRHLMLRIQELEIQARAHGLTIVSSPSVCTSEMMGRVIKQEHILDDCNSELYHHASTPDMSPPTTLDLNNGTISFDPVPTDPGDPGPYGNPRTCKMKELVRDNTLSPISPSDPLLSSMSPDGSVNIHHSSSSRMEDKECSC; this is encoded by the exons GTGCAATCCCATCTCGAGAATCCCAGCAAGTACCACATTCCGCAGAACCAAAGGCAGCAGGTGAGACCGTATCTCCCCACCAGCCTAGGAGGTAAAGCTGGCGGCCAGTGCCCCAGCCAGCCACCCGAACACGGCATGCCACCCGGGCCTGCCAGCAGCGCCCCCAACAGTCCCATGGCTCATCTCATCCTCGCCTCTAACTGTGAAAAAGAG ATGGATGACGTTATTGATGATATCATCAGCATGGAGTCAAGTTACAATGAAGATGTTCTTGGACTCATGGATCAAGGACTTCAAATGAACACCACA CTACCTGTGTCTGGTAATCTTCTTGAAGTATATGGCAACCAGGGACTTCCCCTCCCAGGCCTCGCCATCAGTAACTCCTGCCCATCAAACATCAAAAGGGAATACACAG AGGCTGAGGTTCGTGCTCTGGCTAAAGAACGACAGAAAAAGGACAATCACAATTTGA TTGAACGAAGACGAAGATTCAACATCAACGATCGCATAAAAGAACTTGGAACCTTAATACCAAAGTCAAATGATCC AGATATGCGTTGGAATAAGGGCACCATTCTAAAAGCTTCAGTGGACTATATAAGGAAATTACAGCGGGAGCAGCAGAGGACCAAAGAGCTTGAGTGCAGACAGCGGAAGCTGGAGCATACAAATCGCCACCTGATGCTTCGTATCCAG GAGTTGGAGATCCAAGCCCGTGCTCATGGTCTCACGATTGTATCATCCCCATCGGTGTGCACATCAGAGATGATGGGCCGGGTCATAAAACAGGAGCACATCCTTGATGACTGCAATTCAGAGCTCTATCATCACGCCTCGACTCCGGACATGTCCCCTCCAACCACACTGGACCTCAACAATGGCACCATTAGCTTTGATCCGGTTCCAACTGATCCTGGGGATCCTGGCCCATATGGAAATCCCAGAACCTGTAAAATGAAGGAACTGGTCAGGGACAATACATTGTCACCAATTTCCCCAAGTGACCCATTACTGTCATCAATGTCTCCAGATGGCTCAGTTAATATCCACCACAGTTCTAGTTCTAGAATGGAGGACAAGGAATGTTCCTGTTAG